From bacterium, a single genomic window includes:
- a CDS encoding SIR2 family protein, translated as MPKFDVLREVRELKNHLSYTKNIGFFFGAGTSCALGIPDISALTCDVEAALKGDLLKAFCLVKDDLAAQSQGRAVNIEDILNQLRRIRELTNESDTKMYTGISGKCAVTIDAEVCKAIYSIITAKESIATLDTTKRFFAWYNLLSRDYPKEVFTTNYDLLIEKALEASEIPYFDGFVGAYEPFFWQESVDHSPRPGDLTKNWIRVWKIHGSLSWFWRRSETTQSYRIIRIGNVDQSSDIKNELVIYPSKDKYDSSRKQPFIAYFDRMRAFLLSGELLFAVSGYSFSDQHVNEIFFNCMRQNNRLFVIAFLFTDADVERLHRSCGMYLNLHAYGPTKAIIDGELGEWQFNKDGVKPNEVTSMFWSEEKSQLTLGDFNKLVSFLVASSGKKDREELAAK; from the coding sequence ATGCCCAAGTTTGATGTGCTAAGAGAAGTTCGCGAACTTAAGAACCACTTGTCCTATACCAAGAACATTGGGTTTTTCTTTGGCGCTGGCACCTCTTGTGCGCTCGGTATTCCTGATATCTCTGCGCTAACCTGTGACGTTGAGGCTGCCCTCAAGGGTGATCTGCTGAAGGCATTTTGCCTCGTAAAGGACGATCTTGCGGCACAGAGTCAAGGGCGTGCGGTCAACATTGAGGATATCTTGAATCAATTGCGACGAATACGGGAACTCACCAATGAGAGCGACACCAAGATGTACACTGGTATCAGTGGCAAATGCGCTGTGACTATCGATGCCGAGGTCTGCAAAGCAATCTACTCGATCATAACGGCGAAAGAGAGCATAGCCACCTTGGATACGACAAAGAGATTCTTTGCCTGGTACAACCTGCTCTCGCGTGATTACCCCAAGGAAGTCTTCACTACAAACTACGATCTCTTAATCGAGAAGGCGCTTGAGGCCAGCGAAATACCTTACTTCGACGGATTCGTAGGTGCTTATGAGCCCTTCTTCTGGCAGGAGAGCGTTGACCATTCTCCGCGACCGGGCGATCTCACAAAGAACTGGATTCGCGTTTGGAAGATTCACGGTTCATTGAGCTGGTTCTGGCGCCGATCCGAAACGACGCAGTCGTATCGCATCATCAGAATAGGCAATGTTGACCAATCTTCCGATATTAAGAACGAGTTGGTCATATACCCCTCGAAAGATAAGTACGACTCGTCACGCAAGCAGCCCTTCATTGCCTACTTCGACCGAATGAGAGCATTTCTCCTTAGCGGAGAGCTTCTCTTCGCCGTCAGCGGGTATTCATTTTCAGACCAACACGTGAATGAGATCTTCTTCAACTGCATGCGTCAGAACAACAGGCTATTTGTGATTGCTTTTTTGTTTACCGATGCTGATGTCGAACGGCTCCACCGTTCTTGCGGTATGTATCTCAATCTTCATGCATACGGGCCAACGAAGGCGATCATTGATGGCGAGCTCGGAGAATGGCAGTTCAACAAAGATGGTGTAAAACCGAACGAAGTGAC